From the Phoenix dactylifera cultivar Barhee BC4 chromosome 10, palm_55x_up_171113_PBpolish2nd_filt_p, whole genome shotgun sequence genome, one window contains:
- the LOC103720280 gene encoding uncharacterized protein LOC103720280 produces MKNLYPKGKGKIHPSPASPFASSGGGSSGDALAVLKLLPAAILALTVALGNEDKEVLAYLITRSINGPGMAASAGMGGGGGEERRRGRRVVGGVHRPLFDCGCFDCYTSFWSRWDCSPDRELIHHAIEAFEEHLANYESKGGGSGGRGRRRERRASDRSVKGKKSKEKEKEKEKKKAEETTEEMVLELPAVSFSCEEEPAEVGDDEKWEVEVEEEGGDETDVAAAGERRRGWPDVMGLFNSRLWSLWSPGD; encoded by the coding sequence ATGAAGAATCTTTACCCGAAAGGGAAGGGAAAGATCCACCCATCGCCGGCGTCGCCCTTTGCCTCCAGCGGTGGCGGGTCGAGCGGTGATGCGCTGGCGGTGTTGAAGCTCCTGCCGGCGGCGATCCTGGCGCTTACGGTGGCGCTGGGGAACGAGGACAAGGAGGTGCTCGCGTACCTCATCACCAGGTCGATAAATGGGCCGGGGATGGCGGCGTCCGCTGGGATGGGTGGCGGGGGCGGGGAGGAGAGGCGGCGGGGCCGGCGTGTGGTGGGGGGAGTCCACCGGCCGCTCTTTGACTGTGGATGCTTCGACTGCTACACTAGCTTCTGGTCCCGTTGGGACTGCTCTCCTGATCGGGAGCTCATCCACCACGCCATCGAGGCCTTCGAGGAGCACCTGGCCAACTACGAGAGCAAGGGCGGAGGGAGCGGCGGAAGGGGACGGCGGAGGGAGCGGAGGGCTTCGGATCGGTCGGTGAAGGGGAAGAAgagcaaggagaaggagaaggagaaggagaagaagaaggcagaaGAGACCACCGAAGAGATGGTTCTTGAGCTTCCTGCGGTGAGCTTCTCCTGCGAAGAGGAGCCGGCTGAGGTAGGCGACGACGAGAAGTGGGaggtggaggtggaggaggagggcggGGACGAGACGGACGTGGCGGCGGCCGGCGAGCGGCGGAGGGGGTGGCCGGACGTGATGGGCTTGTTTAATTCCCGTTTGTGGAGCCTTTGGAGTCCGGGCGACTGA